The following proteins are encoded in a genomic region of Grus americana isolate bGruAme1 chromosome 5, bGruAme1.mat, whole genome shotgun sequence:
- the BATF gene encoding basic leucine zipper transcriptional factor ATF-like produces MPHSSDSSDSSSFSQSPPPSKQDSSDDMRKVQRREKNRIAAQKSRLRQTQKADTLHLESEDLERQNAALRREIKQLTEEMKHFASMLNSHEPLCSILTSPPPPPEVLYATHSFHQPHISSPRFQH; encoded by the exons ATGCCCCACAGCTCCGACAGCAGCGACTCCAGCAGCTTCAGCCAGTCTCCCCCTCCCAGCAAGCAG GACTCTTCTGATGACATGAGAAAAGTccaaaggagggagaagaatcGCATCGCTGCCCAGAAGAGCCGCCTGAGGCAGACCCAGAAAGCAGACACGCTGCACTTG GAGAGCGAAGACTTGGAGAGGCAGAACGCTGCCCTGCGCCGGGAGATCAAGCAGCTGACAGAGGAGATGAAGCACTTTGCCTCAATGCTGAACTCCCACGAACCACTCTGCTCCATCCTGACGTCCCCTCCGCCACCTCCAGAAGTGCTTTACGCCACACACTCCTTCCACCAGCCCCACATCAGCTCCCCACGCTTCCAGCACTGA